A stretch of DNA from Acropora palmata chromosome 12, jaAcrPala1.3, whole genome shotgun sequence:
gaaatttcttccGGATACTTTTGTAGTGTAGTGTGGGTTTCTTCTCAGTTCGcttgctccattttcttgaccaaatcCGTGCGCAGACTCTAGCGGAAAGGTCAAGTGTAACTGGCTAGCCTCACCGAACATCTACTTTAAACCACAGATGATAATGCATTAACCCGATTGAAAAACAGTCGAACTGGTCAAACACAGTCGTGTGTCGCGTATCGAAATAATTAATCCATACAATCCATCCCACAATCTGAATAGATACATCAAGATCAAAGCTAAGCAAAGGCTTGTCTGCGACGATTCTAAATTTAGTCTTGGATAAATCGATTGAGAAGCGAAGTAGTCGTTGTTTACGACCAAACGTATGTAGACCGGAAATGCGAGAGCAAAACTGCTGACCGGAAGTGTTTTGAAATGCGATATTCGCGCTTTTGGTTTGTgtgtttttgtagcttcagaTGAAATGACATTGTCGCAATGGCATTTCCCTACTTTAGATATTTTCAGTACAATATAAAATTGATAGAGGGATAAAAGGACGACGTTTGATCCGCTTTTATAACTGTTTTACAGTGGtgaataaagaagacaaaagaaaagcgtttCACTGTTCGTTTTACGCAACCTGATATTAGTCCACATAAGCCAAATATGTTTCCTGGGTTTGATTCATTGCTTATTGGATATTGATGATGGCCTGCATGTAAGCTACGTCACTGATCTGGGGAATTAGCGCACACATTAGAAGTTACGAAGGTGGGATTTTCGACTCACCACGCCtccagaaataaataggtCAGGCCGATAAATTTTTACATGCAGTACTTAACACCTGCCaaaattttagcattctttctgttcgtttatttatttgtcttaattgtttgtttgttttttttggtggggAAACGGGTGACCGGAAGTAAAATTGTGCCGTCgatcaaaaacattgtaagggaaatttgcatatcgtcgtgcaaaggaaaatatcctGATCGGGACAATGGAAAGTTGTTCTTTCTAAAATCCCAAAGAGGACGTTTGCGAGTGCAGTAGAAACAATATAAACTCAGTGAATGTAAGAGGATATTCCCAGGTACGTGCAAACCTACGTCGTATAAACCGTGATGAAATCAGTGACGAAATGGATCGTATTGTTGAACTCTTGAACGTTCGAACTGAATGTCGATACAGGtatgcacaaaaaaaggaaactcatTCTGTGCGTGCCAAAAATGCAGATTGCACTTGTAtccattcaacgaaaaataaagttcaacgTTGGGCCCTGTGACTTTGCACCTACACatttcaaccttgttcccagtttCCCAGGTTATGAGATTGctgaacttttaatttttatttaatgctttttgattttcgtctctttttggtttaaattaaaaaaaacaaaaaaacaacccCATTACAAGAGGATAACTTTTCACATGCATCCGGTTTTTCATCCCATTACATTGTGCTACATCCGGTCAGCAGTCGTGCTTCTCAGACTTCCGGCATACTCGTTCAGTTTATTCGCCATTCCTGCCTTATCGACTATCACAATATCTGACTCGATTTTAACCATTGACGTTACTTTGGATCGTCAAAACGTACATTTGCTTTGTATATTGATCTCGACACATCTACTTCACTTCATGACGGCAGAAATCGCAAGTATATTACGTCAATGTTTTGACCTTGTCAACTATTCTTTGTCAAGTGTAGGCGGGCTACATGCATCATCATCTCTGGTCTGAAACACAGCAAACTGGATATTCAGTTGGAGTAACCGTTAGATTAGAGTCTGCGCTGTCTGCGCTAGAtttggccaagaaaatggagcgAGTGAAGGAGAGACGCTCGAGCAACCACGCGACGAAAGATCATCCGgaagaaattaccaaaaaccttcacggtaggttttgcatcaattcatatttcaccaaatttgttggccaaaaccttattaactaaatgtaggtaacaggcaagatgataaaagatgctttagaagctgatttgctctctctaaagtctatttgaaccaaatactagagccctcaaaattgccaattttgcaatttttttgcaattttccctaGGTGTCTTCAGCAACCATTGCCAGGATAtatttttccccaaaatgattttatgatatttagaaacttcaatatctatgtaagctctgctgctaatgtggttcatgtggaaagagtactttcggagaaattacgaatatggttgtgcttgtttttcctgcttgtcaaaatggttgacaggggacatagtaaaacgagcattgtcttcttgattataaaacccaaaatatattaatggctaattttataaactggcaTAGTAGCTCTTccatctgtatgaatttcatttgaattggctCACGTGCACCCgagaaccagactcgtttatttttacttcttgagagtgaattttttgatcAAAGCATCGACGTCTGGTCGATGCGATCAAGtgtggttaccatggcaacgatacatTTGCCGATCCAGAtatggttgtttttgttcatccccccaggtaacctacctccacacaaaaattgaagggggcttaaaatttttcatttccaactttgcttcactttcttggagaattgctcttaagAGGCCCATTGAAGTTAATACTAATAGCAGTGTTAACTCTGTTATTCAGGACATTTCCCCGTTTGGGATTTTAGCAAATTTTGTCCGTGTTCAGGAGATtgagaagataaaaaaaaatagagcaGTGATCTTTGTCGATAGAAACacatttattcattcattgtgatgatgatgatgatgatgatcatgatGATCATGATGATGACCGTGATaacgacgacgacaacaaacatgacgacgatgacaactacgacgatgatgatgatgatgatgataatgaagacctaatctcgtacccagatctcattctgtcactggaaatgtgagatctggcaaagttcgatttcgagcatgctcagtggcagcgaggcccgaaatacggGCCTTCCTATCACTGCGCATGTTCGTACTTTCTGTTGTGgttttgtggaaaaaaacatggaTATCGATAGTGTTCTTGAAGTCGTTCTTCTGGTAagaggacaaggaaacctCAAACTTAAgcagaaacagaaagaagcgctACAGGCGATTGTTGTGAACGGTCAAGATTGTTTAATTGTCCTTCCAACTGGTTACGGGAAATCATTGATTTACCAAATGCTTCCGCTACTTTTTGACAAGACAAACTTAAGCTTAAATGTTACATCAGAGGGCAAGtcaattgttattgttgtttctcCTTTAAATGCCTTAATTGATGACCTAATAAATAAACTCAGCTCAGTTGGCATCGCTTGTACAAGTTTGCGTGTTTGTGGTGCTGATATTGAAGAGAGGATTTTTGCAATTGACGACCTTCAGACTGGAAAGTTTGAGTTAATCTTCACCCACCCCGAGGTAGCAGTTAGCAACAGACAGTTTAGAGACCTTTTTTCAACCAGCTACTATCAGAGAAATGTACGGGCAGTCGTGATAGATGAAGCAAATTGCATCATCGAGTGGTAatgtcttgtttttgtttgcttgtacATTTGCGATTTGTTAAAGTGCACTTCTCTGTCCAGTGCTGCTACTAGTATTGTTACAGGTAAATGTATGTTTCTTCAGCTCCACTGACAGTATTTTACAGT
This window harbors:
- the LOC141859515 gene encoding ATP-dependent DNA helicase RecQ-like, which codes for MDIDSVLEVVLLVRGQGNLKLKQKQKEALQAIVVNGQDCLIVLPTGYGKSLIYQMLPLLFDKTNLSLNVTSEGKSIVIVVSPLNALIDDLINKLSSVGIACTSLRVCGADIEERIFAIDDLQTGKFELIFTHPEVAVSNRQFRDLFSTSYYQRNVRAVVIDEANCIIEW